A region of Salirhabdus salicampi DNA encodes the following proteins:
- a CDS encoding ZIP family metal transporter, which translates to MTSVLLGSTLSALATGLGALPILFMKNVTHKWRDILLAFAAGIMMAASLLSLIPESLASGNFIQLAIGIFLGVLVLTILETNMPHIHVEDASKKIEIDQKAMLVVAAITLHNIPEGLSVGVSYAGGEEQLGNLVALAIGLQNAPEGFLVALFLVNQNINRFVALGIATLTGAIEVVTALGGFALTNIFASLVPYGLAFAAGAMLFIIYKELIPESHGDGYERQATYSFIVGILFMVLLIHYFE; encoded by the coding sequence ATGACATCAGTTTTACTCGGAAGTACATTGTCAGCCCTTGCAACAGGGTTGGGTGCACTGCCAATTTTATTTATGAAAAATGTTACGCATAAATGGCGTGATATTTTACTGGCTTTCGCTGCAGGAATTATGATGGCAGCTTCTTTGTTAAGTTTAATACCTGAATCATTAGCATCAGGAAACTTTATACAACTTGCAATTGGAATATTTTTAGGTGTACTTGTCCTTACGATATTAGAAACAAACATGCCTCATATACATGTGGAAGATGCTTCGAAAAAAATTGAAATTGATCAAAAAGCAATGCTTGTTGTAGCAGCTATTACGCTCCATAACATTCCGGAAGGATTATCTGTCGGAGTCAGTTATGCAGGAGGAGAAGAACAGCTAGGGAATTTAGTTGCCTTGGCGATAGGCTTACAAAATGCCCCAGAAGGGTTTCTAGTTGCCCTTTTCCTAGTAAATCAAAACATTAATCGCTTTGTCGCCCTTGGTATTGCCACGTTAACAGGTGCAATTGAAGTCGTAACCGCACTCGGTGGATTTGCGCTAACAAATATTTTTGCTTCACTAGTGCCTTACGGATTGGCCTTTGCAGCAGGAGCTATGTTATTTATTATTTATAAAGAATTAATTCCCGAAAGTCATGGGGATGGATATGAACGGCAGGCGACATATTCGTTTATTGTCGGGATTTTGTTTATGGTATTATTGATTCACTATTTTGAATAA